One stretch of Bremerella cremea DNA includes these proteins:
- a CDS encoding TIR domain-containing protein codes for MTELKKPTMFIGSTVEALAIAREIQEGLDYVCRGRCWDQGIFGPSEFSLQALTEHAEEFDFAVLVLSADDVVNSRGENQRAPRDNIVFELGLFTGVLGRERTFMLCERGDKVKIPSDLAGVTPITFEKDEDNLTASLGAACHQLIKAIKKHGSRDAKYQIANADAPTSSSETDIDRLVEEHYEITGMNAPKAGLDSWHKTIVPVLRQSTYYTTPTYYLNGDLNIVGWNIAFELLFEEIAHHILYRHVNYFIARLANQDDVFAHAKQFSERVRAGDLPFNDDELLVYRSNRYGIAHFHKVATQLHGIDGERRGWAAALFVKSLNWDVFQSDLRERIWQDKLWGVYATAYDKVLKGYPPYQKLLADVTSIVGDNCSSVVDIGAGTGNSTEVLLERNIRVTSVESSAEMIDRMRSKGFDPNMHRIVKARAEYLADVFQEEKFDAAVLVNVLYSSQDPFKCLCNVRDILRPGGVIGLSTTHADISLTPLLDGIESHLKDTGQMDAVASEYSLIREINEDIERRIAKRTSSSEYLEMVSEAGFVVVKSDEFTYDGAVMLIHARLRN; via the coding sequence ATGACCGAGTTAAAAAAACCGACCATGTTTATTGGCTCCACTGTCGAAGCATTGGCGATCGCTCGAGAGATACAGGAAGGGCTTGATTATGTGTGCAGGGGTCGATGCTGGGATCAAGGCATTTTTGGTCCATCCGAGTTTTCGCTTCAGGCTCTTACAGAACATGCAGAAGAATTTGACTTCGCAGTATTGGTATTGTCAGCCGACGATGTCGTTAACAGCCGGGGTGAGAACCAGCGTGCCCCCCGTGACAACATTGTTTTCGAGCTTGGCCTATTTACTGGAGTGCTTGGGCGAGAACGAACCTTCATGCTCTGTGAGAGAGGAGATAAAGTAAAGATACCCAGTGATCTTGCTGGCGTAACTCCGATTACGTTTGAAAAAGATGAGGACAATCTGACGGCATCGCTAGGGGCTGCATGCCATCAGTTGATTAAGGCGATAAAAAAGCACGGGAGCCGAGATGCCAAATATCAGATTGCGAATGCGGACGCTCCCACGTCGTCAAGTGAAACAGACATAGATAGATTAGTCGAAGAGCATTATGAAATCACCGGCATGAATGCTCCTAAGGCAGGATTGGACAGTTGGCATAAAACTATTGTTCCGGTTCTTCGACAAAGTACATATTATACAACGCCGACATATTACCTGAACGGAGACTTGAATATCGTCGGTTGGAATATTGCGTTTGAACTATTATTCGAGGAGATCGCGCACCATATTTTGTATCGCCATGTAAACTATTTTATTGCTCGACTTGCAAATCAAGATGATGTATTTGCACATGCAAAACAATTTTCGGAGCGTGTACGGGCAGGCGACCTGCCATTTAATGACGATGAACTCCTTGTCTATCGTTCAAACCGATATGGAATCGCCCATTTTCACAAAGTCGCAACTCAGCTCCACGGTATAGATGGAGAGCGTCGGGGCTGGGCTGCAGCCCTTTTCGTTAAATCCCTAAACTGGGATGTATTTCAATCGGATCTACGGGAACGCATTTGGCAGGACAAATTATGGGGAGTGTACGCTACAGCCTATGATAAAGTACTCAAAGGCTATCCTCCCTACCAAAAACTTCTTGCCGATGTTACGTCTATTGTAGGCGACAATTGCTCTAGTGTCGTCGATATTGGTGCTGGCACGGGAAACTCCACCGAAGTTCTCTTGGAAAGAAACATTCGAGTAACGTCTGTCGAATCGAGCGCGGAAATGATTGATCGGATGCGTTCAAAGGGCTTTGATCCAAACATGCATCGAATCGTCAAAGCGCGTGCAGAATATCTCGCTGACGTTTTTCAAGAAGAAAAATTTGACGCCGCGGTGCTCGTTAATGTGCTGTATAGCAGTCAAGACCCGTTTAAATGCCTCTGCAACGTGCGGGATATTCTGCGTCCGGGTGGCGTGATTGGCTTGTCGACGACACATGCAGATATATCTCTCACTCCGTTACTTGATGGTATTGAATCGCATCTCAAGGATACGGGACAGATGGACGCCGTGGCTTCTGAGTATTCTCTCATAAGGGAAATCAACGAGGACATAGAGCGCAGAATCGCGAAGCGAACGTCTTCGAGCGAGTATCTTGAGATGGTTAGTGAAGCTGGATTCGTTGTCGTTAAATCTGACGAGTTTACCTATGACGGGGCTGTAATGCTAATTCATGCGCGGCTTCGGAATTGA
- a CDS encoding GNAT family N-acetyltransferase, with the protein MEIHVVLAIADSDLRSKWKELCKSRVTTPHYDITLLQAFSSLADAVNAVQQQVSGFTTVGVIIVSDQLTPSDAANQSEVNEVISEHLDDLPVATLGLGERELWITDIDQVISRTATYSVCVETLKRLFQKLEYLLPPTNRKTDTLSHYEVRPLQTLDEFRKALKLRHEVYDIMGYLSEAYYRTGSKLELNWCDSFSQHYGVFTESKAGGSELIATGRVVLTDDNPELSVGWVNSLIKTNRLLRRYIESQQDALARFRLPAFEAFSLQEELGKAFDTQVWGELSRIIVRREWRGYGVSKNLIRFIMDDMASRKVNGCLLECLGLHMPLYKQHGYRSIGQRGESFGIGKTMVGMRADAPFQSACKKGILRAQ; encoded by the coding sequence ATGGAAATTCACGTTGTCCTAGCAATCGCAGATTCTGACCTGCGTTCCAAATGGAAAGAACTTTGCAAGTCACGAGTTACGACGCCACACTATGACATTACACTACTTCAAGCATTCAGTTCGCTAGCTGACGCCGTTAATGCTGTGCAACAACAAGTGTCCGGCTTTACGACAGTAGGAGTCATCATCGTTTCAGATCAACTTACGCCATCGGACGCAGCAAATCAAAGTGAAGTCAACGAAGTGATCTCAGAACATCTCGATGACCTTCCTGTAGCAACATTGGGACTTGGCGAAAGGGAACTTTGGATCACGGACATTGACCAGGTAATTTCACGAACAGCCACTTATAGTGTCTGCGTAGAAACCTTGAAGCGACTTTTCCAAAAACTCGAGTATCTCCTTCCGCCAACAAATCGCAAAACCGATACGCTTAGTCACTACGAAGTTCGTCCACTACAGACGTTAGATGAGTTTCGCAAGGCGCTTAAACTTCGCCATGAAGTATATGACATCATGGGCTACCTCAGCGAAGCGTACTACAGAACGGGATCGAAGCTCGAACTCAATTGGTGTGACAGTTTCTCACAACACTACGGAGTTTTTACGGAAAGCAAGGCTGGAGGTTCGGAATTAATCGCGACTGGCCGGGTCGTACTCACGGACGACAACCCCGAGCTATCTGTCGGTTGGGTGAACTCACTAATAAAAACCAACCGCTTGCTCCGCAGATATATTGAGAGCCAGCAAGATGCTCTTGCGCGGTTTCGGTTGCCAGCGTTTGAGGCGTTTTCATTACAAGAAGAACTCGGGAAGGCATTTGACACCCAAGTGTGGGGCGAACTCAGTCGCATCATCGTAAGAAGAGAATGGCGAGGTTATGGCGTGTCTAAGAATCTTATCAGATTCATTATGGATGACATGGCTTCGAGGAAAGTAAATGGCTGCTTACTTGAATGTCTCGGTCTGCACATGCCACTTTACAAACAACATGGGTATCGATCCATCGGGCAACGAGGTGAGAGCTTTGGAATTGGAAAAACGATGGTTGGAATGCGGGCGGATGCACCTTTCCAATCCGCGTGCAAGAAAGGAATATTGAGGGCGCAGTAA
- a CDS encoding transposase, translating to MEDITEALWEHADASSATTYFKNWYRRVIHIKLAPTKKATRTIKERLTNVVCYCTHGITNAVAEGMNSNIMTRKRRVGGCRNRENFKTAIIFHCGGLKSHL from the coding sequence ATCGAAGATATCACCGAAGCCCTGTGGGAGCATGCCGATGCGTCGTCGGCGACCACTTATTTCAAAAACTGGTATCGCCGCGTGATCCACATCAAGCTCGCTCCGACGAAGAAGGCAACTCGAACGATCAAGGAGCGATTGACCAACGTAGTCTGCTACTGTACGCACGGAATCACCAACGCGGTAGCGGAAGGCATGAACAGCAACATCATGACCAGAAAACGCCGAGTCGGTGGCTGCCGTAACCGAGAAAACTTCAAAACGGCCATCATCTTCCACTGCGGAGGGTTGAAATCGCATCTATGA
- a CDS encoding DNA/RNA non-specific endonuclease, which yields MEKTITPDEHAKRLLQYVNSIAGDTPMEEFVDFIADDDGLEGVSTKRIKKAEEAAMRAVQGKSVSAEGLYHLEAIVHRKNRPSHRIYGKKFDPFPGEFNFITKDPRTLKRIRNTFPAVGRIDITDLSTYAGTGFVVGQNLVMTNRHVAMEFTMGVGRGKRVKIFDLRAEVDFDDEPSFEQEDGFVLHECVMVHPYWDMALFKADLPDIEPLRLSTTTYPTLRKRKQAIVAVGYPAFDDRNGVKAQKEIFGDQYEVKRIAPGRVSNQKRQVSSKWLSSPVAALTHDASTLGGNSGSAIIDVESGTVAALHFGGKYLIENYGVPGYELARDPRVVDAGVLFAPGVPDPNLDLEPYWENTESPSDDQSESDYRQYQRNPARSHQMKTNPKDVTFEVPLHITISLGRPGTGNVYHIGPVHDPGDGNGATDVVGQGGDDEFDIGESKGGGYDHKFLSETVPTPKLSKKFAKDAFKHNGSHLIHYTHFSVCQSKSRSLPRFVAWNIDGSNMKQLSRKGIRFIRDSRVPAEYQAGNELYKNNAYDRGHVARRADLNWGPLKEAKAANRDSFFFTNMTPQHEAFNQSAKGGLWGELENAVFEDLNVDKLKVSVMAGPIFRDTDKTYRDVKIPDDFWKLIAFHDEDDDEFKVAAYIISQGDLVFTEGRVDDEFHLYQVSLSKLAEETGLDFDELTQHDSFDSSTEAVFGSGLREVGSRSQLVSQTEK from the coding sequence ATGGAGAAAACCATCACGCCCGACGAGCATGCAAAACGTTTGCTCCAGTACGTGAATTCCATCGCCGGCGATACGCCGATGGAGGAATTTGTCGACTTCATCGCTGACGACGATGGTCTTGAAGGAGTGAGTACGAAGCGAATCAAGAAGGCAGAAGAAGCGGCCATGCGCGCCGTACAGGGCAAGTCGGTCTCCGCCGAAGGCCTTTACCACCTCGAAGCCATCGTGCATCGCAAGAACCGCCCCTCGCACCGAATTTATGGCAAAAAGTTTGATCCGTTTCCTGGCGAATTCAATTTCATTACCAAGGATCCCAGGACGCTGAAGCGAATCCGGAACACGTTTCCGGCCGTTGGGCGAATCGACATCACCGATCTTTCGACTTACGCCGGCACCGGATTCGTTGTCGGCCAAAACCTCGTGATGACAAACCGTCATGTCGCGATGGAATTCACGATGGGGGTTGGCAGAGGCAAACGAGTCAAGATCTTTGACCTTCGAGCGGAAGTCGATTTTGACGACGAGCCAAGCTTTGAACAGGAAGATGGATTCGTTCTACACGAGTGCGTCATGGTCCATCCATATTGGGACATGGCGTTGTTCAAGGCCGACCTGCCCGACATCGAACCGCTTCGGTTGTCAACGACCACTTATCCAACGCTCCGCAAACGCAAACAAGCAATCGTCGCGGTCGGTTACCCCGCCTTTGATGATCGAAACGGGGTAAAAGCCCAAAAAGAAATCTTTGGCGACCAGTACGAAGTCAAACGAATCGCTCCTGGACGCGTATCGAATCAGAAACGCCAAGTAAGCTCGAAATGGCTCTCAAGCCCTGTCGCGGCGCTCACGCACGACGCATCAACACTCGGCGGCAACTCGGGCTCTGCCATCATCGATGTCGAAAGCGGGACCGTCGCCGCTCTCCACTTTGGCGGCAAATATCTTATCGAAAACTATGGCGTTCCCGGATACGAACTCGCTCGTGATCCCCGCGTCGTTGACGCCGGAGTCTTGTTCGCGCCCGGGGTCCCTGACCCGAATCTGGACCTCGAACCCTATTGGGAAAACACCGAATCGCCATCCGACGACCAAAGCGAATCCGACTACCGACAGTATCAACGCAACCCTGCCCGGAGCCACCAGATGAAAACCAACCCGAAAGACGTAACCTTCGAGGTTCCCTTACACATCACCATTTCGCTCGGCCGCCCCGGAACCGGCAATGTCTATCACATTGGGCCAGTTCATGACCCTGGCGACGGAAATGGAGCGACAGACGTTGTCGGCCAAGGTGGCGACGACGAATTCGATATCGGCGAAAGCAAGGGGGGCGGATACGACCATAAATTTCTCTCCGAAACCGTTCCAACGCCCAAGCTGTCAAAGAAGTTCGCCAAGGACGCATTTAAGCACAATGGCTCGCATCTGATTCACTACACACATTTCTCGGTTTGCCAAAGCAAGTCGCGATCCTTGCCACGTTTTGTCGCTTGGAATATCGATGGCAGCAATATGAAACAGCTTTCACGCAAAGGCATCCGATTTATCCGTGATTCCCGCGTACCTGCGGAATATCAGGCGGGCAATGAACTCTACAAAAACAACGCATACGATCGAGGCCACGTCGCCCGCCGCGCCGATCTCAACTGGGGACCACTCAAAGAAGCCAAGGCTGCCAACCGCGACTCATTCTTTTTTACCAATATGACCCCGCAACACGAAGCGTTCAATCAGTCCGCCAAAGGCGGTCTTTGGGGTGAACTCGAAAACGCCGTCTTCGAGGACTTGAATGTTGACAAGCTAAAAGTCTCCGTCATGGCCGGGCCCATTTTTCGAGACACCGACAAAACTTACCGAGATGTCAAAATTCCCGATGACTTTTGGAAGCTAATCGCCTTCCACGACGAAGACGATGACGAATTCAAAGTCGCCGCCTACATTATCAGCCAGGGGGACTTGGTTTTTACTGAAGGTCGAGTTGATGACGAATTCCATCTTTATCAAGTGTCGCTTAGCAAGCTTGCCGAAGAGACTGGCCTCGACTTCGACGAACTTACGCAACACGATTCGTTTGATTCTTCGACTGAAGCGGTCTTTGGGAGCGGATTGCGAGAGGTGGGATCCCGAAGTCAATTAGTCTCGCAAACCGAAAAATAG
- a CDS encoding S8 family peptidase → MGEQTCGAYWADILHGDHEENVLSQATTIGDRDVTSVLEHAGLDPDNERAAAFVRRLSAQLDLERDDDTESISSRAIPASRSWHGRIADAFLRRFIKDTAAYFFDPDVRRRIKKRLQRQITKAKQSFVLVSHCMGTIIAYEVLCEMTREQRKLVSLFVTLGAPLGIREIQDQLTEDGLPIEVPSGIGFWHNFSDRLDPVSLDTQLANDFAVSASAFGEIQDHRIIKRSLWSVANANPHDSAGYLSHAEVRAVVHQVMRFDSTRRFVIARDVAHGFAAREMRQPVLIEVLAWKFPAVDETYDEMENREKRQREQNKRLKSLAGRIKHLAQHVEAVVKAYCGENDPDEALIAARVQRLRKYVAAHLTPTEIHALAMDHANLNIYAVWRSSAKKKLTFRSHRAIGGDAARASFKSSGQGITWAVLDTGCRFDHPHFLRRRNSDKTGYDNSLIIEVLDCTTASHEPILIEDPLMGDPDGHGTHVCGIIAGRGKERSLKHSGIAPRTKLLVYKVLDDHGFGEDASIIKAIDDIFRRNENNSELAVHGVNLSLGGSFDPTVYGCGFSPICKELRDLWRQGTLVCVAAGNDGQIQVSTQDGPFDLNTSLSIGDPANLEDCIAVGSVNTDKPYLYGVSHFSSRGPTMDGRIKPDVVAPGERISSCSNDFNGRLYRESSGTSMACPHVSGLLAAFLSVRREFIGRPDEVKKILLSNCNDVGRDRNHQGNGIPNLLKMLTET, encoded by the coding sequence ATGGGTGAGCAGACCTGCGGTGCGTACTGGGCGGATATCCTGCATGGTGATCATGAAGAAAACGTGTTGTCACAAGCAACGACTATTGGGGATCGCGATGTGACGTCGGTGCTTGAACATGCTGGACTCGATCCCGATAACGAGCGTGCTGCGGCATTCGTCAGACGCCTTTCGGCTCAGTTGGATTTGGAAAGAGATGATGATACTGAGTCGATTTCCTCTCGCGCCATACCAGCATCGAGAAGTTGGCACGGCCGTATTGCCGATGCTTTTTTGCGGCGGTTCATTAAGGATACGGCGGCGTATTTTTTTGACCCTGATGTTCGTCGTCGGATCAAGAAGCGATTGCAGCGGCAAATTACCAAGGCTAAACAGTCTTTCGTCTTGGTCTCCCACTGCATGGGCACGATCATCGCCTATGAAGTGCTTTGCGAAATGACCCGCGAACAGCGAAAGCTTGTTTCGTTGTTTGTCACTCTTGGCGCGCCACTGGGGATTCGCGAAATCCAAGATCAACTCACTGAAGACGGTTTGCCGATTGAAGTTCCGAGCGGAATTGGATTTTGGCACAATTTTTCGGACCGGCTGGATCCCGTCTCGTTGGATACTCAACTGGCAAATGATTTTGCTGTCTCTGCTTCAGCATTCGGTGAGATTCAGGATCATCGAATCATCAAACGAAGTCTTTGGAGCGTTGCCAATGCCAATCCCCACGACTCGGCTGGCTATCTTTCGCACGCGGAGGTCCGCGCTGTCGTCCATCAAGTGATGCGGTTCGACTCCACCAGGCGTTTCGTGATTGCGCGTGACGTGGCTCACGGCTTTGCCGCCCGCGAAATGCGCCAGCCCGTTCTGATCGAGGTATTGGCGTGGAAGTTCCCCGCCGTCGACGAGACGTACGATGAGATGGAAAATCGAGAAAAAAGACAGCGAGAACAGAACAAGCGATTAAAAAGCCTGGCCGGACGAATCAAGCATTTGGCCCAACATGTTGAGGCAGTCGTAAAAGCCTACTGCGGCGAGAACGATCCTGATGAGGCGCTAATAGCGGCTCGTGTCCAGCGATTACGAAAGTACGTTGCTGCGCATTTAACGCCAACGGAAATTCATGCACTCGCTATGGACCACGCCAATTTGAACATTTACGCGGTGTGGCGAAGTTCGGCCAAGAAGAAACTTACTTTCCGCTCTCATCGCGCGATCGGCGGTGACGCCGCTCGCGCGAGTTTCAAATCAAGTGGACAGGGGATTACCTGGGCGGTGCTTGATACTGGGTGTCGATTTGATCATCCCCATTTTCTGAGACGAAGGAACAGTGATAAAACGGGCTACGACAACTCCCTCATCATCGAGGTCCTTGACTGTACGACTGCGTCTCACGAACCAATATTGATTGAAGACCCGTTAATGGGTGATCCCGATGGCCACGGTACGCATGTCTGCGGCATCATTGCTGGTCGAGGAAAAGAAAGATCGTTGAAGCACAGCGGCATCGCTCCCAGGACGAAACTGTTGGTGTACAAGGTTCTAGACGATCATGGCTTTGGTGAGGATGCCTCGATTATTAAGGCGATCGACGATATCTTCCGACGTAATGAAAACAATTCGGAATTGGCCGTTCATGGTGTGAATCTAAGTCTTGGAGGTTCCTTTGACCCAACTGTCTACGGATGTGGATTCTCGCCAATTTGCAAAGAGCTTCGTGACCTCTGGCGTCAGGGAACGTTGGTTTGTGTTGCCGCGGGCAACGATGGTCAAATCCAGGTCTCCACACAGGACGGGCCATTTGATCTCAACACGTCACTGTCGATTGGCGATCCAGCGAATCTCGAGGACTGTATCGCGGTGGGGTCGGTCAATACAGACAAACCGTACCTATACGGCGTCTCGCACTTCTCTTCACGTGGCCCAACGATGGATGGACGAATCAAGCCCGATGTCGTTGCTCCAGGCGAACGAATCAGCTCGTGTAGCAACGATTTCAATGGCCGCCTATATCGCGAGTCCAGCGGGACCAGCATGGCGTGCCCTCACGTCTCTGGGCTGCTTGCAGCGTTTCTCTCAGTCCGCCGCGAATTCATCGGCCGGCCCGACGAAGTAAAGAAGATTCTTTTAAGCAACTGCAACGACGTCGGACGCGACCGCAACCATCAAGGAAACGGAATTCCCAACCTACTCAAAATGTTGACTGAGACCTGA
- a CDS encoding DUF952 domain-containing protein, whose amino-acid sequence MGFHVEINSILRSDEYTGLAIGEIRAFRKSGSRVFFDDIPIWLTKSDWTALAEIQVISQSRTPTEVKGEFQVLHVYGGKEQVRVTEMFRRMYADGGDPFIYVLMSPEVLKKSAVQGVYAPKSLDTEDFIHASPIGQITRLANKYYCDNDTIHVAVVRKSRVTAPIKWEPATGGLYPHIYGKLNMDAVEQTFTFFKNEEGKYQVDI is encoded by the coding sequence ATGGGCTTCCATGTCGAAATCAACTCCATCCTTCGCAGCGACGAATACACTGGCCTCGCTATTGGTGAAATCCGTGCGTTTCGCAAGTCCGGCAGTCGTGTGTTCTTTGACGATATTCCAATCTGGCTAACAAAATCCGATTGGACAGCATTGGCTGAAATCCAAGTCATCAGTCAATCGCGAACTCCCACCGAAGTAAAAGGCGAGTTTCAAGTCCTACACGTTTACGGCGGTAAAGAACAAGTGCGAGTCACCGAGATGTTTCGCCGTATGTACGCTGACGGAGGTGATCCGTTCATCTACGTCCTGATGTCGCCCGAAGTCCTGAAGAAATCGGCAGTCCAGGGAGTCTACGCACCAAAATCACTGGATACCGAGGATTTCATACACGCATCACCGATAGGTCAGATCACGCGACTTGCCAATAAATACTACTGCGACAACGACACCATCCACGTCGCGGTCGTCCGCAAAAGTCGTGTCACCGCACCTATCAAATGGGAACCAGCCACCGGAGGTTTGTACCCACACATTTACGGCAAACTCAACATGGACGCCGTCGAACAAACCTTCACATTCTTTAAAAACGAAGAAGGTAAGTACCAAGTCGACATTTGA
- a CDS encoding ferritin-like domain-containing protein gives MSDNRITELAQTNIGDCDLEWLKQALQSAIELEFFTIPPYLMAFWSVKDHRHPVAVAIREVLVEEMLHMSLACNMLASIGGTPRIFDSKVIPRYPSPMPGGVKPLLSVSLQGLSKQALGVFMKIEEPETDIAHLETVRQKENFARIGEFYDKIKLVFENVDPPFNREGQIEAYFGESQQPNGKYIPKNIGSIEDVEAAIDLIKDQGEGTSESVKDDETDELAHYYRFKEVAVGRKLIQADDGRWVHQGPEVHLPDCWPVAEIPPGGYQQDEVPAEIWDKMLQFDLAYTRMLKHLALAWSTSSHASLNQAIATMMADLPRLAIEIMQVPIHNQPFNYGPCFRLVDEESD, from the coding sequence ATGAGCGATAATCGCATCACAGAGCTTGCCCAAACGAATATAGGTGACTGTGACCTTGAGTGGCTCAAGCAGGCCTTGCAGTCCGCCATCGAACTCGAATTCTTCACCATCCCGCCATACCTGATGGCGTTTTGGTCTGTGAAGGATCATCGCCATCCGGTCGCCGTCGCCATTCGCGAAGTGCTTGTCGAAGAGATGCTGCACATGTCGTTAGCGTGCAACATGCTGGCGTCAATCGGCGGCACTCCCCGCATTTTCGATTCCAAGGTGATTCCTCGATATCCATCCCCGATGCCTGGCGGCGTGAAGCCGTTGTTGAGTGTTTCGCTACAGGGACTTTCAAAACAAGCGCTCGGCGTGTTCATGAAGATCGAAGAGCCTGAAACAGATATCGCTCACCTTGAAACTGTCCGACAAAAAGAAAACTTTGCTCGGATTGGAGAGTTTTACGACAAAATCAAGCTAGTCTTCGAGAACGTTGATCCCCCGTTCAATCGCGAGGGGCAAATCGAAGCCTACTTTGGCGAGTCGCAACAGCCTAACGGCAAGTACATTCCCAAGAACATTGGCTCCATCGAAGATGTCGAAGCCGCCATCGACCTGATCAAGGATCAAGGCGAAGGCACATCTGAATCCGTCAAGGATGACGAGACCGATGAACTGGCTCACTACTATCGCTTCAAGGAAGTCGCAGTCGGTCGCAAACTGATCCAAGCCGACGACGGAAGATGGGTTCATCAAGGTCCCGAAGTCCACCTGCCCGACTGCTGGCCCGTCGCAGAAATCCCGCCTGGCGGCTATCAGCAAGATGAGGTTCCCGCCGAAATTTGGGACAAGATGCTCCAATTTGATCTTGCGTACACTCGAATGCTCAAGCATCTGGCGCTAGCTTGGTCGACAAGCAGCCACGCCTCACTCAACCAAGCAATCGCCACCATGATGGCCGACCTGCCTCGATTGGCAATCGAGATTATGCAGGTCCCAATCCACAATCAACCGTTCAACTATGGCCCGTGTTTCCGCTTAGTCGACGAGGAGTCAGACTGA